From Trichoplusia ni isolate ovarian cell line Hi5 chromosome 8, tn1, whole genome shotgun sequence, one genomic window encodes:
- the LOC113496750 gene encoding uncharacterized protein LOC113496750, which yields MPSAIKKEVKHYSWFELMQMYDKLGDCIHLFNNIYCGQVFIMYNSWLLCTMLLICRSLSPSIKKWSSDFTLFVRTPKRKHKNIQYPFFNISESLQHVLLFPDAAYVSQVQTMIMLVTSRKLEISANVFTVNVPTVMNFAGRIISYTVLMIQYFYNRVFMQ from the exons ATGCCCTCGGCCATAAAAAAGGAAGTAAAACATTACTCTTGGTTTGAACTCATGCAAATGTATGATAAATTGGGAGACTGTATTCACctcttcaataatatttactgcggtcag GTATTCATCATGTATAATTCATGGTTATTATGCACAATGCTGTTAATTTGTCGATCATTATCGCCTTCAATTAAG AAATGGAGTTCCGATTTTACCCTCTTTGTACGAACcccaaaaagaaaacataaaaatattcaatatccCTTTTTCAATATCAGCGAAAGTTTACAACATGTACTATTATTTCCAGATGCTGCGTACGTCAGCCAAGTGCAAACTATGATAATGTTGGTTACTTCGCGTAAACTTGAAATATCGGCAAACGTGTTTACAGTAAATGTGCCGACAGTTATGAACTTTGCTGGTCGAATTATATCTTACACTGTGTTAATGATCCAGTACTTCTATAACCGCGTGTTTATGCAATAA